The following are encoded together in the Plasmodium knowlesi strain H genome assembly, chromosome: 8 genome:
- a CDS encoding Rab3 GTPase-activating protein non-catalytic subunit, putative: protein MIKLEEVFTLEILIKILSKIFVKGNYCITKEDINTKNCRVMIFESKLDMAHYKKNGDEEFINMLFYFYNKNYLFFIVYCLNKKNIVYLNFFNPLLSEKESIESINLFFINNFFPHIILGLNNGKVFLYNHEGIICMQNKFVDSKVKLIFVERQKEYILFVYENNTVVNTNLYLIKRALESNSKILPLDYSFTVNKNIIINHIFLRNNNYSADVFKKDLYCIYSRDDLSRYITDAIISHHPQWNRIANANYVITSKTMTISILCLIRQNATNNDLLTKKENFGASEKLSSRINNFLKNMFTKKNDTSSGMVTTSSSSGGITSQSVAPSGGSASTALSLPSPGSASCSTGAQITEPSAIIPQHNTSNTYGSVTDNLTSQIVHCFNDAKRQIIDICICPWNQNLVLALDNLGRICLFNICTLNILHMWKSYRSAFMSFIQKRKLSTRPSANLSKGAIVTGTDATGTDATGNGENEDQMDDKAIFFYLKTRNLIEIWDLRTLHKVYSVRTYEDPQLFKIFFADHNVPNKIYFFSTSHHVFLMNTNFELFHVKWPV, encoded by the coding sequence ATGATCAAACTGGAAGAAGTATTCACGCTCgaaattttaataaaaattttgagcAAGATATTTGTAAAGGGGAACTACTGCATAACGAAAGAAGACATCAACACAAAGAACTGCCGAGTGATGATTTTTGAGTCCAAATTGGACATGGCCCAttataagaaaaatggagacgAAGAATTCATAAACatgctcttttatttttacaacaagaattatttgttctttattgTATACTGtctgaacaagaaaaatattgtcTACTTGAATTTCTTCAACCCATTGCTAAGTGAGAAGGAAAGTATCGAGTCGatcaatttgttttttattaacaattttttccctcataTTATTTTGGGCCTGAACAATGGAAAAGTCTTCCTATACAATCATGAAGGTATAATCTGCATGCAAAATAAATTCGTAGATAGTAAAGTAAAACTGATTTTTGTAGAACGCCAAAAGGAATATATTCTCTTTGTGTATGAAAATAACACTGTGGTAAATACAAATTTATATTTGATTAAAAGAGCGTTGGAAAGTAATTCAAAAATATTACCACTAGATTATTCCTTCAccgttaataaaaatattataataaatCATATCTTTTTGAGAAACAATAATTACTCTGCtgatgtttttaaaaaagatttATATTGCATCTACAGTAGGGATGATTTGTCTAGGTACATCACAGACGCTATTATTTCACATCATCCCCAGTGGAATAGAATTGCCAATGCCAATTATGTAATAACATCTAAGACCATGACCATTTCGATACTTTGTCTTATTCGACAAAATGCTACTAATAATGACCTTTtaacaaagaaggaaaattttggaGCATCAGAAAAGCTGAGTTCCagaattaataattttttgaaaaacatgtttacgaagaaaaatgataCGTCCAGTGGGATGGTAACTACGTCGTCTTCTTCAGGAGGGATAACTTCCCAATCGGTGGCACCTTCAGGTGGTTCAGCCTCAACAGCCTTGTCACTTCCTTCTCCGGGTTCTGCGTCTTGTTCCACTGGAGCACAAATCACAGAACCTAGTGCTATCATTCCACAGCATAACACATCAAATACGTATGGAAGCGTTACAGATAATCTCACCTCACAAATTGTGCACTGTTTTAACGACGCGAAGAGACAAATTATTGACATTTGTATTTGCCCCTGGAATCAAAACTTGGTATTGGCTTTGGATAATTTAGGAAGGATATGTCTATTTAACATTTGCACTTTGAACATTTTGCACATGTGGAAAAGTTACCGATCAGCGTTTATGAGTTTTAttcagaaaagaaaattgagTACTCGTCCTTCGGCTAACTTGTCCAAAGGGGCGATAGTCACTGGTACAGACGCAACTGGTACAGATGCAACTGGTAATGGGGAAAACGAAGACCAGATGGATGAtaaggcaatttttttttacctaaAAACGAGAAACCTAATCGAAATTTGGGATCTCAGAACGCTACACAAGGTGTATAGCGTGCGTACGTATGAAGATCCTCagctttttaaaatattttttgctgACCATAACGTTCCGAATAAAATATACTTCTTCAGCACCAGTCACCATGTCTTCTTGATGAACACCAACTTTGAGTTGTTTCATGTCAAGTGGCCAGTCTGA
- a CDS encoding U4/U6.U5 tri-snRNP-associated protein 1, putative, with amino-acid sequence MENEVELSIEETNKLREKLGLKKLDVEDKQEKKKNKRGLSKSEQDNETKGRAKRGGKKNGKKEEDEQEGEDKDGRSKTNEPPKGSNKSVKTISEEFNDDIDDVEKWINKTRNTIDRKLADDEGIKYSDDEEEKGKKKNKKKKNNVNRSVTSGHATVEHKNEELTDDMILTLKDQHVLNNDEEKDCLINEELKKKNVKSLLAKNDDSFWRKNYYDPLSYYDDTNKLNADDGSAVHMISKYDETKHTIDVTIKYDEDGDDHDDVTANSGRGRAKGKGGRTAKSKNNRQEDEEKGEGQMQHTQKALSMQKSTSPDGLFKMKKRKIKNINRRKKEEDAWAFLYDDPEGQDEEGDAHEEKQTKASATKRNTTEGKTRGNEQNNENANVIEDVLKKIRDEQANMDFNGYFDYDLGENEENKELYELLQQGNTLKRRKKEMDYQKELLKYIVINDDVKRNEETSGNVIKLSDASEFCRSITLPMEIQENENMAKLQKGGRGLLDVDASALLREDRLSNPLGSPSVNANDDMLRSSDGKKGKGKATKGDQANDGDSHEDDNNMNLNDDEFSQDGVSEIFNEIKLDEGLYGALEYLKTKGELNMEEKIYRNPENRPLHMSTSKHDIKLDYKNDSGKVMTPKETFRYISWIFHGKKQGKNKMEKKMRRMEIERRFKEDPMGSLPTLNVLKKVQQVQKKSYFTLSNNN; translated from the coding sequence ATGGAGAACGAAGTAGAGTTGAGCATTGAGGAGACAAACAAGCTGAGGGAGAAGCTGGGGTTGAAGAAGCTAGACGTCGAGGATaaacaggaaaagaagaagaataagaGGGGGTTGTCGAAAAGTGAGCAGGACAACGAAACGAAGGGACGCGCCAAACGGGGAGGCAAGAagaatgggaagaaggaggaagatgaacAAGAGGGGGAAGACAAAGACGGACGAAGCAAAACGAATGAACCCCCTAAAGGAAGCAACAAATCGGTGAAAACTATCAGCGAGGAGTTTAATGACGACATAGACGATGTGGAGAAATGGATAAACAAAACGAGAAACACCATTGATAGGAAGTTGGCAGATGATGAAGGCATCAAGTACAGtgacgatgaggaggaaaaaggaaaaaaaaaaaataaaaaaaaaaaaaataacgttAATCGTAGCGTGACTAGTGGCCATGCCACGGTggaacataaaaatgaagaactaaCAGATGACATGATTTTGACATTGAAAGATCAACATGTCTTAAATAATGACGAAGAAAAAGATTGTCTAATAAatgaggaattaaaaaaaaaaaatgttaaaagcTTACTAGCTAAAAATGATGATagtttttggagaaaaaattattatgacCCCCTCTCATACTATGATGATACGAATAAGCTGAATGCAGACGATGGCTCAGCTGTTCATATGATTTCCAAGTATGATGAAACGAAGCACACCATCGATGTGACTATTAAGTATGACGAAGATGGTGATGACCATGATGATGTCACTGCGAATTCTGGTAGGGGGAGAgcgaaggggaagggaggcAGGACTGCCAAGAGTAAGAATAATCGACAGGAGGatgaggaaaagggggaaggacaGATGCAGCACACGCAAAAAGCGCTGTCAATGCAGAAAAGCACTAGCCCAGATGGCCTCTtcaagatgaagaagagaaaaatcaaaaataTCAACAGgcggaagaaggaagaggacgCTTGGGCCTTTCTGTATGATGATCCAGAGGGGCAGGATGAAGAGGGGGATGCTCATGAAGAGAAACAAACAAAGGCGAGCGCtacaaaaaggaatacaACTGAGGGAAAAACTCGAGGAAACGAACAGAACAACGAAAACGCGAACGTAATAGAGGacgttcttaaaaaaataagggaCGAACAAGCGAACATGGATTTTAATGGCTACTTCGATTACGACCTGGGCGAAAACGAAGAGAACAAGGAGCTGTACGAACTTCTACAACAGGGGAATACcttgaaaaggagaaaaaaagaaatggattaCCAAAAGGAGCTCTTAAAATATATAGTTATAAATGATGACGTGAAAAGGAACGAAGAGACCAGCGGCAATGTCATTAAGTTGTCTGATGCGTCCGAGTTCTGCAGAAGCATAACTCTCCCGATGGAGATACAGGAAAATGAGAACATGGCGAAGCTGCAGAAAGGGGGCAGGGGCCTTCTCGACGTAGACGCAAGCGCATTGCTCAGGGAGGACCGCTTATCCAATCCGCTAGGTTCGCCTAGTGTGAATGCAAACGACGATATGTTAAGATCAAGTgatgggaagaaaggaaaggggaaagccACCAAGGGTGATCAAGCGAACGACGGCGATAGCCATGAAGATGACAACAACATGAACTTGAACGATGACGAATTTTCCCAAGATGGGGTGTCTGAAATTTTTAACGAAATTAAACTGGATGAGGGATTGTACGGAGCGCtggaatatttaaaaacaaaaggagaattaaatatggaggagaaaatatacCGAAATCCGGAGAACAGACCATTGCACATGTCCACATCAAAGCATGACATAAAATTGGACTACAAGAACGACTCGGGGAAAGTAATGACGCCCAAGGAAACGTTTCGATATATTTCTTGGATTTTTCACGGGAAGAAAcagggaaagaataaaatggagaagaaaatgaggaggatggAGATCGAGCGCCGCTTTAAGGAGGATCCCATGGGTTCCCTTCCCACGCTCAACGTCCTGAAGAAAGTGCAGCAGGTCCAGAAGAAGTCGTACTTCACCTTGTCCAATAATAATTGA
- a CDS encoding protein RIPR — protein MNCWVCVLLLLVGVRKSRANVVEDDIYYQKEEVDKLTFSLDHRVRDNSIEEWPEDTNGENAYGYINKAITKIFRVTSEEEKKNFFSLNKDLKTCDYIIEKGSLKTDLKNNKCYKKIVCGVIPHANYLQGESKSKEGKELTHCAYMDDTNILIYHLGQPQLLKPNVMYQEIFFQESEKGVINCHGMDISLRYVGIHTNGNNNCIQDYLHDHLKNLCNGKKLCEIDFKMVKHEKCILGSNFLIHVNYECVDRCQQKENQTCDIYKGDGRIATCKYGYNALPGISKICEKNYKCKSRICSVNEFCDELTESCVCKTSLLPVEKTQCSYKNVCDAIKCPTNSTCVVDENTKKGECRCEDDKYLYKNKCYSMEELEKLIKTQTTPQNKPYKNELFIRSALKPEHIYMHCEDGYFIEVVNATLSCYHVPFRENKIKYITDRLREICNGKSRCFFGNSVDKVVPPLDPANTCGTKGNIYQYEYVCVGASTWGTSSSALLQLSVLEPGKPLPSTTRRIMEKGAIFRSRFNSQIECPGGFITVNRALLKGGDGCEDLDLTNSVKEYCDKLSSCDVGLMYHFDTYCKNDQYLFLHYTCVDLCTRCGPNSSCYGNKHKYKCFCNSPYVNKNNNSNCEVPRTCNSQVCGKNQTCKMINNKPTCICADKYQDVNGVCVPEEKCDLLCPSNKSCLIENGKKICKCINGLTLENGVCICSNENQIEDGQLCLPKNKCKRKEYQNACTNEKEQCVYDEQKDIVRCDCVDHFQRNDRGICVPVEYCKNVTCKENEICKVINNTPTCECKENLKRNNKNECIFNNMCLVNKGNCPPDSECIYHEKKKHECLCHKKGLVAINGKCVLQDMCRTDQNKCSENSICVNQVNKEPLCICLFNYEKSIAGLSTQGAHTCVMNNPCLTNNGGCSPNEICTLKNRKVVCSCGENYRPKGKESQLGPMAQRGQLGKLGQLGQLGQLGQLGQLGKRGKLGQLGNPPTPEDNACIPKASEADQTFSFKYNDDMAIILGSCGIIQFSQKSEQVIWKISKSHNFYIFNYEYSSEGMLEAQIVNKHTSSILYLKKRQGGKVFYADFELAHEGCSYGNMFPYSHSMMA, from the coding sequence ATGAACTGTTGGGTGTGTGTCCTGCTACTCCTCGTTGGGGTGAGGAAGAGCAGAGCAAACGTCGTGGAGGATGATATTTACTaccagaaggaggaagtggaCAAACTTACCTTCTCCCTTGATCATCGAGTGAGAGATAACTCCATTGAAGAATGGCCGGAAGAcacaaatggggaaaatgcCTATGGGTATATAAACAAGGcaataacaaaaatattcagGGTAACctctgaagaagaaaaaaaaaattttttttctttgaacaAAGATTTGAAAACGTGTGATTATATTATCGAAAAGGGGTCCTTAAAGACGGACTTGAAAAATAACAAGTGTTACAAGAAGATCGTCTGTGGGGTTATCCCTCACGCTAATTACCTACAGGGGGAGTCCAAGAGCaaagagggaaaggaattaaCCCATTGCGCCTACATGGATGACACGAACATTCTTATTTACCACTTGGGGCAGCCACAACTACTGAAGCCAAATGTTATGTAccaagaaatatttttccaggaaagtgaaaaaggagTTATCAACTGTCACGGAATGGATATTAGCCTAAGGTATGTAGGCATTCACACTAATGGCAATAACAATTGCATACAAGACTACCTCCATGATCATCTTAAAAATTTATGTAATGGGAAAAAGTTGTGTGAAATTGATTTTAAAATGGTGAAGCATGAAAAATGCATACTGGGATCCAATTTCCTTATCCACGTTAATTACGAATGCGTAGATAGATGCCAACAAAAAGAGAATCAAACGTGTGACATTTACAAAGGGGACGGACGCATAGCTACTTGCAAATACGGGTATAACGCGCTTCCAGGTATTAGTAAAATTTGTGAAAAGAATTACAAGTGTAAGAGTAGGATTTGTTCGGTAAACGAGTTTTGTGACGAGTTAACGGAATCGTGCGTGTGCAAAACTTCTCTTCTTCCGGTGGAGAAAACACAATGTTCATACAAGAACGTGTGTGACGCGATTAAGTGTCCTACAAACTCCACTTGCGTTGTTGACGAGAACACGAAGAAGGGAGAGTGCAGGTGCGAAGATGATAAGTATCtatacaaaaacaaatgctATAGCATGGAAGAATTGGAGAAACTCATAAAGACACAGACCACTCCTCAGAACAAAccatacaaaaatgaactcTTCATCCGTTCCGCTTTAAAGCCTGAACATATTTACATGCATTGTGAGGATGGCTATTTCATCGAGGTGGTTAATGCAACTCTCTCCTGTTATCACGTCCCGTTCAGGGAGAACAAAATTAAGTACATCACTGATAGACTGCGGGAGATTTGCAATGGCAAGAGTAGGTGCTTTTTTGGAAACAGTGTGGACAAGGTGGTACCCCCCCTAGACCCCGCTAATACGTGTGGCACGAAGGGAAATATTTATCAGTACgagtatgtgtgtgtgggtgCGTCAACCTGGGGCACCTCTTCATCGGCATTGTTACAACTCTCAGTATTGGAACCAGGAAAGCCCCTTCCCTCCACGACTAGGCGCATCATGGAGAAAGGTGCAATTTTTAGGAGCAGGTTCAACAGCCAAATAGAATGTCCAGGGGGATTTATAACAGTAAACAGGGCTCTTCTAAAAGGGGGTGACGGTTGCGAGGATCTCGACCTAACGAATTCAGTTAAGGAGTACTGTGACAAGCTAAGCTCTTGCGATGTCGGATTAATGTACCACTTTGATACCTACTGCAAAAATGATCAATACCTGTTCCTGCACTACACTTGTGTGGACCTATGCACAAGATGTGGCCCTAATTCTTCCTGCTATGGCAACAAGCACAAATATAAGTGCTTCTGCAATAGTCCctatgtaaataaaaataataattccaATTGTGAAGTACCACGAACATGCAATTCCCAGGTATGTGGAAAAAATCAAACTTGCAAAATGATCAATAACAAACcgacatgtatatgtgcagaCAAATACCAAGATGTGAATGGTGTGTGTGTACCGGAAGAGAAGTGTGATCTTCTGTGTCCCTCAAATAAATCATGTTTAatagaaaatggaaaaaaaatatgcaaatgtATTAATGGTTTGACTTTAGAGAACGGAGTTTGTATCTGCTCCAATGAAAACCAAATTGAGGATGGACAATTATGTTTGccgaaaaataaatgcaaaCGGAAGGAATACCAAAATGCTTGtacaaatgagaaggaacaaTGTGTGTATGATGAACAGAAAGATATTGTGAGGTGCGACTGTGTGGATCACTTCCAGCGTAACGATCGAGGAATTTGTGTCCCAGTCGAGTACTGCAAAAATGTCACCTGCAAGGAAAATGAGATTTGCAAAGTTATAAACAACACACCCACGTGTGAATgtaaggaaaatttaaaaaggaataataaGAACGAATGTATATTCAATAATATGTGTCTTGTTAATAAAGGCAACTGTCCCCCTGATTCAGAATGTATTTAtcacgagaaaaaaaagcatgagTGTTTGTGTCATAAGAAGGGACTCGTCGCTATTAATGGAAAGTGTGTCTTGCAGGATATGTGCAGGACTGATCAGAATAAATGTTCAGAAAATTCCATATGCGTAAATCAAGTAAATAAAGAACCATTATGCATATGTTTGTTTAACTATGAGAAAAGTATAGCGGGTCTCTCCACTCAGGGGGCTCATACGTGCGTGATGAATAATCCGTGCCTCACAAATAATGGCGGCTGCTCGCCAAACGAGATTTGCACActtaaaaatagaaaagtgGTTTGTTCCTGCGGGGAAAATTATCGTcccaaggggaaggaaagccAACTGGGTCCGATGGCTCAGCGGGGTCAATTAGGTAAACTGGGTCAACTGGGACAATTGGGTCAACTTGGTCAACTTGGTCAACTTGGTAAACGTGGAAAACTGGGTCAACTTGGAAATCCCCCCACACCAGAAGATAATGCATGTATTCCCAAAGCATCCGAGGCGGACCAAACCTTCAGCTTCAAGTACAACGACGATATGGCCATCATTCTTGGATCTTGCGGAATCATCCagttttcacaaaaaagtgaacaagtCATATGGAAAATTAGCAAGAGTCAtaacttttacatttttaattatgagTACTCATCTGAGGGTATGTTGGAGGCACAAATTGTTAACAAACATACGAGTAGCATTTTGTACTTAAAGAAAAGGCAAGGGGGGAAAGTCTTTTATGCTGACTTTGAGTTGGCTCATGAGGGATGCTCCTATGGAAACATGTTTCCCTACAGTCACTCGATGATGGCTTAA